Proteins encoded by one window of Taeniopygia guttata chromosome 1A, bTaeGut7.mat, whole genome shotgun sequence:
- the CPSF6 gene encoding cleavage and polyadenylation specificity factor subunit 6 isoform X2 — protein sequence MADGVDHIDIYADVGEEFNQEAEYGGHDQIDLYDDVISPSANNGDAPEDRDYMDSLPPSVGDDVGKGAAPNVVYTYTGKRIALYIGNLTWWTTDEDLTEAVHSLGVNDILEIKFFENRANGQSKGFALVGVGSEASSKKLMDLLPKRELHGQNPVVTPCNKQFLSQFEMQSRKTTQSGQMSGEGKAGPPGGSSRAAFPPSNRGRGRFPGAIPGGDRFPGPAGPGGPPPPFPAGQTPPRPPLGPPGPPGPPGPPPPGQVLPPPLAGPPNRGDRPPPPVLFPGQPFGQPPLGPLPPGPPPPVPGYGPPPGPPPPQQGPPPPPGPFPPRPPGPLGPPLTLAPPPHLPGPPPGAPPPAPHVNPAFFPPPANSGIPTSDSRGPPPTDPYGRPPPYDRGDYGPPGRRFTGNNMSIREKLHIPFYGRHTKNNTQNSGREMDAARTPLSEAEFEEIMNRNRAISSSAISRAVSDASAGDYGSAIETLVTAISLIKQSKVSADDRCKVLISSLQDCLHGIESKSYGSGSRRERSRERDHSRSREKSRRHKSRSRDRHDDYYRERSRERERHRDRDRDRDRERDREREYRHR from the exons gaGGCTGAATATGGTGGGCATGATCAGATTGATTTATATGATGATGTAATTTCTCCATCTGCAAATAATGGAGATGCTCCAGAGGATCGCGATTACATGGATTCTCTTCCACCATCTGTTGGGGATGATGTAGGTAAAGGAGCTGCACCAAATGTTGTCTATACGTATACTGGAAAGAGAATTGCCTTGTACATTGGAAATCTCACTTGG tggaCAACAGATGAAGACTTAACTGAAGCAGTTCATTCACTGGGGGTAAATGAcattttggagataaaattttTTGAAAATCGTGCTAATGGCCAGTCTAAAGG gTTTGCCCTTGTGGGTGTGGGATCGGAAGCATCCTCCAAAAAGCTGATGGATTTGTTGCCTAAAAGAGAATTGCATGGGCAGAATCCTGTTGTAACTCCGTGTAATAAACAGTTTCTGAGTCAGTTTGAAATGCAGTCAAGGAAAA CCACACAGTCTGGCCAGATGTCTGGGGAAGGTAAAGCTGGTCCCCCAGGAGGAAGCTCACGAGCAGCATTTCCACCTAGTAATAGAGGTCGGGGCCGTTTTCCAGGTGCCATTCCAGGTGGAGATAGATTCCCTGGACCGGCAGGGCCAGGAGGGCCACCACCGCCTTTCCCAG CTGGACAAACTCCCCCACGTCCTCCCTTAGGTCCTCCTGGCCCACCAGGCCCACCAGGCCCTCCACCTCCTGGTCAGGTCCTCCCACCTCCATTAGCTGGACCTCCTAATCGTGGTGATCGTCCACCACCACCAGTTCTGTTTCCAGGACAGCCTTTTGGTCAGCCTCCACTTGGGCCACTTCCTCCAGGCCCTCCACCACCAGTTCCAGGCTATGGGCCACCACCAGGTCCACCACCACCTCAGCAGGGTCCACCTCCACCTCCGGGTCCATTTCCCCCTCGTCCACCTGGTCCTCTTGGGCCACCCCTGACTCTTGCTCCTCCTCCACATCTCCCTGGGCCACCGCCAGGTGCTCCACCACCGGCACCACATGTGAATCcagctttcttccccccacCTGCCAATAGTGGCATACCCACTTCAGACAGCCGTGGGCCACCTCCAACAGATCCATATGGCCGACCTCCACCATATGACAGAGGTGACTATGGGCCACCTGGAAG GCGTTTCACTGGAAATAACATGTCCATAAGAGAAAAATTACATATTCCATTCTATGGGAGGCACACGAAAAATAATACTCAAAACTCAGGGAG AGAAATGGATGCTGCGAGGACACCTCTAAGTGAAGCAGAATTTGAAGAAATCATGAATAGAAATAGGGCAATCTCAAGCAGTGCCATTTCAAGAGCTGTATCAGATGCCAGTGCTG GGGACTATGGAAGTGCTATAGAGACCTTGGTAACTGCAATTTCCTTAATCAAACAGTCCAAAGTATCTGCAGATGATCGCTGCAAAGTACTTATTAGTTCTCTTCAGGACTGCCTTCATGGAATTGAGTCCAAGTCTTATGGTTCTGGATCCAG ACGTGAGCGATCCAGAGAGAGGGACCACAGTAGGTCACGAGAAAAAAGTAGGCGCCACAAATCGCGTAGTAGAGATCGTCACGATGACTATTACCGGGAAAGAAGCCGTGAGAGAGAGAGACATCGTGATCGTGACAGAGATCGTGACAGAGAAcgagacagagagagagaatatCGTCACCGTTAA
- the CPSF6 gene encoding cleavage and polyadenylation specificity factor subunit 6 isoform X3: MADGVDHIDIYADVGEEFNQEAEYGGHDQIDLYDDVISPSANNGDAPEDRDYMDSLPPSVGDDVGKGAAPNVVYTYTGKRIALYIGNLTWWTTDEDLTEAVHSLGVNDILEIKFFENRANGQSKGFALVGVGSEASSKKLMDLLPKRELHGQNPVVTPCNKQFLSQFEMQSRKTTQSGQMSGEGKAGPPGGSSRAAFPPSNRGRGRFPGAIPGGDRFPGPAGPGGPPPPFPAGQTPPRPPLGPPGPPGPPGPPPPGQVLPPPLAGPPNRGDRPPPPVLFPGQPFGQPPLGPLPPGPPPPVPGYGPPPGPPPPQQGPPPPPGPFPPRPPGPLGPPLTLAPPPHLPGPPPGAPPPAPHVNPAFFPPPANSGIPTSDSRGPPPTDPYGRPPPYDRGDYGPPGREMDAARTPLSEAEFEEIMNRNRAISSSAISRAVSDASAGDYGSAIETLVTAISLIKQSKVSADDRCKVLISSLQDCLHGIESKSYGSGSRRRERSRERDHSRSREKSRRHKSRSRDRHDDYYRERSRERERHRDRDRDRDRERDREREYRHR, encoded by the exons gaGGCTGAATATGGTGGGCATGATCAGATTGATTTATATGATGATGTAATTTCTCCATCTGCAAATAATGGAGATGCTCCAGAGGATCGCGATTACATGGATTCTCTTCCACCATCTGTTGGGGATGATGTAGGTAAAGGAGCTGCACCAAATGTTGTCTATACGTATACTGGAAAGAGAATTGCCTTGTACATTGGAAATCTCACTTGG tggaCAACAGATGAAGACTTAACTGAAGCAGTTCATTCACTGGGGGTAAATGAcattttggagataaaattttTTGAAAATCGTGCTAATGGCCAGTCTAAAGG gTTTGCCCTTGTGGGTGTGGGATCGGAAGCATCCTCCAAAAAGCTGATGGATTTGTTGCCTAAAAGAGAATTGCATGGGCAGAATCCTGTTGTAACTCCGTGTAATAAACAGTTTCTGAGTCAGTTTGAAATGCAGTCAAGGAAAA CCACACAGTCTGGCCAGATGTCTGGGGAAGGTAAAGCTGGTCCCCCAGGAGGAAGCTCACGAGCAGCATTTCCACCTAGTAATAGAGGTCGGGGCCGTTTTCCAGGTGCCATTCCAGGTGGAGATAGATTCCCTGGACCGGCAGGGCCAGGAGGGCCACCACCGCCTTTCCCAG CTGGACAAACTCCCCCACGTCCTCCCTTAGGTCCTCCTGGCCCACCAGGCCCACCAGGCCCTCCACCTCCTGGTCAGGTCCTCCCACCTCCATTAGCTGGACCTCCTAATCGTGGTGATCGTCCACCACCACCAGTTCTGTTTCCAGGACAGCCTTTTGGTCAGCCTCCACTTGGGCCACTTCCTCCAGGCCCTCCACCACCAGTTCCAGGCTATGGGCCACCACCAGGTCCACCACCACCTCAGCAGGGTCCACCTCCACCTCCGGGTCCATTTCCCCCTCGTCCACCTGGTCCTCTTGGGCCACCCCTGACTCTTGCTCCTCCTCCACATCTCCCTGGGCCACCGCCAGGTGCTCCACCACCGGCACCACATGTGAATCcagctttcttccccccacCTGCCAATAGTGGCATACCCACTTCAGACAGCCGTGGGCCACCTCCAACAGATCCATATGGCCGACCTCCACCATATGACAGAGGTGACTATGGGCCACCTGGAAG AGAAATGGATGCTGCGAGGACACCTCTAAGTGAAGCAGAATTTGAAGAAATCATGAATAGAAATAGGGCAATCTCAAGCAGTGCCATTTCAAGAGCTGTATCAGATGCCAGTGCTG GGGACTATGGAAGTGCTATAGAGACCTTGGTAACTGCAATTTCCTTAATCAAACAGTCCAAAGTATCTGCAGATGATCGCTGCAAAGTACTTATTAGTTCTCTTCAGGACTGCCTTCATGGAATTGAGTCCAAGTCTTATGGTTCTGGATCCAG AAGACGTGAGCGATCCAGAGAGAGGGACCACAGTAGGTCACGAGAAAAAAGTAGGCGCCACAAATCGCGTAGTAGAGATCGTCACGATGACTATTACCGGGAAAGAAGCCGTGAGAGAGAGAGACATCGTGATCGTGACAGAGATCGTGACAGAGAAcgagacagagagagagaatatCGTCACCGTTAA
- the CPSF6 gene encoding cleavage and polyadenylation specificity factor subunit 6 isoform X4 encodes MADGVDHIDIYADVGEEFNQEAEYGGHDQIDLYDDVISPSANNGDAPEDRDYMDSLPPSVGDDVGKGAAPNVVYTYTGKRIALYIGNLTWWTTDEDLTEAVHSLGVNDILEIKFFENRANGQSKGFALVGVGSEASSKKLMDLLPKRELHGQNPVVTPCNKQFLSQFEMQSRKTTQSGQMSGEGKAGPPGGSSRAAFPPSNRGRGRFPGAIPGGDRFPGPAGPGGPPPPFPAGQTPPRPPLGPPGPPGPPGPPPPGQVLPPPLAGPPNRGDRPPPPVLFPGQPFGQPPLGPLPPGPPPPVPGYGPPPGPPPPQQGPPPPPGPFPPRPPGPLGPPLTLAPPPHLPGPPPGAPPPAPHVNPAFFPPPANSGIPTSDSRGPPPTDPYGRPPPYDRGDYGPPGREMDAARTPLSEAEFEEIMNRNRAISSSAISRAVSDASAGDYGSAIETLVTAISLIKQSKVSADDRCKVLISSLQDCLHGIESKSYGSGSRRERSRERDHSRSREKSRRHKSRSRDRHDDYYRERSRERERHRDRDRDRDRERDREREYRHR; translated from the exons gaGGCTGAATATGGTGGGCATGATCAGATTGATTTATATGATGATGTAATTTCTCCATCTGCAAATAATGGAGATGCTCCAGAGGATCGCGATTACATGGATTCTCTTCCACCATCTGTTGGGGATGATGTAGGTAAAGGAGCTGCACCAAATGTTGTCTATACGTATACTGGAAAGAGAATTGCCTTGTACATTGGAAATCTCACTTGG tggaCAACAGATGAAGACTTAACTGAAGCAGTTCATTCACTGGGGGTAAATGAcattttggagataaaattttTTGAAAATCGTGCTAATGGCCAGTCTAAAGG gTTTGCCCTTGTGGGTGTGGGATCGGAAGCATCCTCCAAAAAGCTGATGGATTTGTTGCCTAAAAGAGAATTGCATGGGCAGAATCCTGTTGTAACTCCGTGTAATAAACAGTTTCTGAGTCAGTTTGAAATGCAGTCAAGGAAAA CCACACAGTCTGGCCAGATGTCTGGGGAAGGTAAAGCTGGTCCCCCAGGAGGAAGCTCACGAGCAGCATTTCCACCTAGTAATAGAGGTCGGGGCCGTTTTCCAGGTGCCATTCCAGGTGGAGATAGATTCCCTGGACCGGCAGGGCCAGGAGGGCCACCACCGCCTTTCCCAG CTGGACAAACTCCCCCACGTCCTCCCTTAGGTCCTCCTGGCCCACCAGGCCCACCAGGCCCTCCACCTCCTGGTCAGGTCCTCCCACCTCCATTAGCTGGACCTCCTAATCGTGGTGATCGTCCACCACCACCAGTTCTGTTTCCAGGACAGCCTTTTGGTCAGCCTCCACTTGGGCCACTTCCTCCAGGCCCTCCACCACCAGTTCCAGGCTATGGGCCACCACCAGGTCCACCACCACCTCAGCAGGGTCCACCTCCACCTCCGGGTCCATTTCCCCCTCGTCCACCTGGTCCTCTTGGGCCACCCCTGACTCTTGCTCCTCCTCCACATCTCCCTGGGCCACCGCCAGGTGCTCCACCACCGGCACCACATGTGAATCcagctttcttccccccacCTGCCAATAGTGGCATACCCACTTCAGACAGCCGTGGGCCACCTCCAACAGATCCATATGGCCGACCTCCACCATATGACAGAGGTGACTATGGGCCACCTGGAAG AGAAATGGATGCTGCGAGGACACCTCTAAGTGAAGCAGAATTTGAAGAAATCATGAATAGAAATAGGGCAATCTCAAGCAGTGCCATTTCAAGAGCTGTATCAGATGCCAGTGCTG GGGACTATGGAAGTGCTATAGAGACCTTGGTAACTGCAATTTCCTTAATCAAACAGTCCAAAGTATCTGCAGATGATCGCTGCAAAGTACTTATTAGTTCTCTTCAGGACTGCCTTCATGGAATTGAGTCCAAGTCTTATGGTTCTGGATCCAG ACGTGAGCGATCCAGAGAGAGGGACCACAGTAGGTCACGAGAAAAAAGTAGGCGCCACAAATCGCGTAGTAGAGATCGTCACGATGACTATTACCGGGAAAGAAGCCGTGAGAGAGAGAGACATCGTGATCGTGACAGAGATCGTGACAGAGAAcgagacagagagagagaatatCGTCACCGTTAA
- the CPSF6 gene encoding cleavage and polyadenylation specificity factor subunit 6 isoform X1 gives MADGVDHIDIYADVGEEFNQEAEYGGHDQIDLYDDVISPSANNGDAPEDRDYMDSLPPSVGDDVGKGAAPNVVYTYTGKRIALYIGNLTWWTTDEDLTEAVHSLGVNDILEIKFFENRANGQSKGFALVGVGSEASSKKLMDLLPKRELHGQNPVVTPCNKQFLSQFEMQSRKTTQSGQMSGEGKAGPPGGSSRAAFPPSNRGRGRFPGAIPGGDRFPGPAGPGGPPPPFPAGQTPPRPPLGPPGPPGPPGPPPPGQVLPPPLAGPPNRGDRPPPPVLFPGQPFGQPPLGPLPPGPPPPVPGYGPPPGPPPPQQGPPPPPGPFPPRPPGPLGPPLTLAPPPHLPGPPPGAPPPAPHVNPAFFPPPANSGIPTSDSRGPPPTDPYGRPPPYDRGDYGPPGRRFTGNNMSIREKLHIPFYGRHTKNNTQNSGREMDAARTPLSEAEFEEIMNRNRAISSSAISRAVSDASAGDYGSAIETLVTAISLIKQSKVSADDRCKVLISSLQDCLHGIESKSYGSGSRRRERSRERDHSRSREKSRRHKSRSRDRHDDYYRERSRERERHRDRDRDRDRERDREREYRHR, from the exons gaGGCTGAATATGGTGGGCATGATCAGATTGATTTATATGATGATGTAATTTCTCCATCTGCAAATAATGGAGATGCTCCAGAGGATCGCGATTACATGGATTCTCTTCCACCATCTGTTGGGGATGATGTAGGTAAAGGAGCTGCACCAAATGTTGTCTATACGTATACTGGAAAGAGAATTGCCTTGTACATTGGAAATCTCACTTGG tggaCAACAGATGAAGACTTAACTGAAGCAGTTCATTCACTGGGGGTAAATGAcattttggagataaaattttTTGAAAATCGTGCTAATGGCCAGTCTAAAGG gTTTGCCCTTGTGGGTGTGGGATCGGAAGCATCCTCCAAAAAGCTGATGGATTTGTTGCCTAAAAGAGAATTGCATGGGCAGAATCCTGTTGTAACTCCGTGTAATAAACAGTTTCTGAGTCAGTTTGAAATGCAGTCAAGGAAAA CCACACAGTCTGGCCAGATGTCTGGGGAAGGTAAAGCTGGTCCCCCAGGAGGAAGCTCACGAGCAGCATTTCCACCTAGTAATAGAGGTCGGGGCCGTTTTCCAGGTGCCATTCCAGGTGGAGATAGATTCCCTGGACCGGCAGGGCCAGGAGGGCCACCACCGCCTTTCCCAG CTGGACAAACTCCCCCACGTCCTCCCTTAGGTCCTCCTGGCCCACCAGGCCCACCAGGCCCTCCACCTCCTGGTCAGGTCCTCCCACCTCCATTAGCTGGACCTCCTAATCGTGGTGATCGTCCACCACCACCAGTTCTGTTTCCAGGACAGCCTTTTGGTCAGCCTCCACTTGGGCCACTTCCTCCAGGCCCTCCACCACCAGTTCCAGGCTATGGGCCACCACCAGGTCCACCACCACCTCAGCAGGGTCCACCTCCACCTCCGGGTCCATTTCCCCCTCGTCCACCTGGTCCTCTTGGGCCACCCCTGACTCTTGCTCCTCCTCCACATCTCCCTGGGCCACCGCCAGGTGCTCCACCACCGGCACCACATGTGAATCcagctttcttccccccacCTGCCAATAGTGGCATACCCACTTCAGACAGCCGTGGGCCACCTCCAACAGATCCATATGGCCGACCTCCACCATATGACAGAGGTGACTATGGGCCACCTGGAAG GCGTTTCACTGGAAATAACATGTCCATAAGAGAAAAATTACATATTCCATTCTATGGGAGGCACACGAAAAATAATACTCAAAACTCAGGGAG AGAAATGGATGCTGCGAGGACACCTCTAAGTGAAGCAGAATTTGAAGAAATCATGAATAGAAATAGGGCAATCTCAAGCAGTGCCATTTCAAGAGCTGTATCAGATGCCAGTGCTG GGGACTATGGAAGTGCTATAGAGACCTTGGTAACTGCAATTTCCTTAATCAAACAGTCCAAAGTATCTGCAGATGATCGCTGCAAAGTACTTATTAGTTCTCTTCAGGACTGCCTTCATGGAATTGAGTCCAAGTCTTATGGTTCTGGATCCAG AAGACGTGAGCGATCCAGAGAGAGGGACCACAGTAGGTCACGAGAAAAAAGTAGGCGCCACAAATCGCGTAGTAGAGATCGTCACGATGACTATTACCGGGAAAGAAGCCGTGAGAGAGAGAGACATCGTGATCGTGACAGAGATCGTGACAGAGAAcgagacagagagagagaatatCGTCACCGTTAA